TCCTTTGTTCCCTTCCCTTGGCCGCGGCCCGCGGGGAAGAACTGCCCGGTGAAAGCATCGACCCCGCCACCGCCATCCTGAATCCCGACAAGCACGCATGGGCTCTCTTCACGGAGCTGAATCGCGATGCCGGCACCGGCGACGGGCGGGTGGTCTGGGAGACTTGGAAAAATGCGGTGAATCCGGACGAAATCTTCAAGCCGGATGGGACGAAGCCCGAGCCTTGGGGAGAGGGCGCGAAGCCCCGCTCGAACAAGGACTTCGAGAGCCGTCCCAAGCAATTGGAAATGGCCCGGGCTGCCGGAGGGAAGGCAACCATCCAATTCGATCCCGATGCCGGGACGGGCAACGAAGTCCGCATGAACCGCCCGGCCTTCAACTTCATCGTGGACAACGGCCTCTATAACAAGGAGGGCCAGCTCGCTTTCTTCAGCCGCCAGAATGCCGATCGCCCCGGCCCCGGCTTCCCCATGGCGGCAAAGGAAATCAAGGCACAATGGCGGCCTCTCGGCGAGGGCAAGGATCCCTCCCGCTATCACACCGCAAAGCACCCGGACACGGGCGAGTTATGGGGACTCACTTCCCTCCACATCACCACGAAGGATCTTCCGAACTGGTTCTGGGCCACCTTCGAGCACCGGGACAACGAAGGCATCGAGGATCAGGTGCCCTCCGTCGATAGCCACGGCCTGCCAGCCCCGCTGAAGGGGACCAAGTGGGAGAATTACGTCCTTCGTGGTACCCAGATCGACTTCGTTTCCCCGGTGGGCACTCCTACCATCCTGGCCAGTTCCCAGATCGAGGAACCCTTCCAGAAGACCTCCTCCTGCATCACCTGCCATGCCCGGGCCACCATCGGCAAGCTGCCGGAAAGCAATGAGTTTCTCGTCCTCGATATCTTCGAATCCTTCTCGCCCCTGCGCGGGTCGGTCGGAGCGCCGGATCCAAGGTGGTTCTTCGATCCCAATGCACCGGCCAAACGCCTCTATCACCAGCTCGACTTCGTGTGGTCCCTGGACCGCGCCTCATCCGTCAACCGCTAACCAACTGAAGCCATGATCGAGAAGAGAATCAGGGACAAGGAATTGCTACGCTACCATCCGGACAAGATGATCGTGAAGGTGAGGCCGGAAGCGGCAGCTCCGGCACGCGCGGGAGTGCGGAGCTTTGGTGCGCTGGAGAGCGCCTCCGCGGGATTGGGAATCCTCCAGAGGTTGGAAAGGGCGGGAGTCGTGAAGGCCGTGCACTCGCTGGCCGGTCCTTCGCGCGGGTTCGAGCCTGAAGTCATCCGCCGCGGCAGAACCATGACGGCAGCCGCCTTGGAAACCTCCTTCGCGGCGGAGCGCCAGGATCCTTCCAAGGGCGGATCCATGTTGGTGGAACTTAGCCAGCAATCCGAAGACGAACTGGCGAGACTGCGCCTGCAATTGGTGGATGATCCCTATGTGGAGTATGCCTCCTTGGTCCCGATCCGCTATCTCATGCTGCCGGCCAAGAAGAGGCCGCGGGCCGGTATCGCCGCGACTCCGCCCGCGACGAATACCCTGTGGAATCTCGACAAGATTCTCTGGCGGCAGGCAAGGGGCCGGAACGGCTTCGTCGATGCGGACGGGGTCAGCATCGCGGTGCTCGATTCCGGCATTGATGAGTTCCATCCGGACCTCCAGCCGGTGATGTCGAGCAATACCATGGGCTATCCCGATGTCCCCTCCTCTTCGTCGAAGGACGTGATCGGGCACGGGACACACGTCGCGGGCATCATCGGTGCCGCCATGAACAATGGCGTGGGAATCAACGGCGTATGCCGTTGCCAGCTCCACGGTTGGAAGATCTTCGACGACGAGCCCGACTATGACGGCGAGAGCTACGTCTATTGGGTGGATCCGGTGATGTATTACCGGGCGCTGCGGGCCTGCATCCGGGAGGGGATCCAAATCGTGAACCTGAGCATCGGCGGTGGCGGGGAGCCCGATCAGGACGAGAAGGCGCTCTTTGCGGAAATGGTGGAAAAGGGAACCGTGGTGGTGGCGGCGATGGGCAATGAGCGGACCATCGGTAGTCCGGTTTCCTATCCCGCGGCTCTCCCTGGAGTCATCGCCGTCGGTGCCACCGATCTCGCGGACCGCGTCGCCCGCTTCTCGAATTCGGGCAACCACATCTCCGTGAGCGCACCGGGGGTCGGGATCTGGTCCACCCTGCCGACTTACGCCGGGCAAACCGGATTCAATGTGGGCACGAGTCCCGCCGGAAGGCGCGTCCCGGGCTCCCCGCACAAGCGTGAGATTGACTATGACGAATGGGATGGGACCTCCATGGCCGCTCCCCATGTCGCGGGAGCGGCCGCATTGTACCTCGCACGGAATCCCGATGCCTCACCCGAACAGGTAAAGGATGCCTTGGAACGGAGCGCCGACCAGGTCCCGGGCATGAGGGGACGGGATCATCACCCGGACTTCGGCTTCGGCCGCATCAATCTCGAAGCCTTGCTCGCCCCACCTGCCGGTCCTTCGTCCGCTAGGAAAAGGCCGGCCCGGAAAGTGGCCGCCAAGAAGGCTCCAGCAAGGAAAGCGGCCAAAGCCGCTGCGAAAAAGGGTGCCGCGCGAAAACCCGCGTGATTCCCCCGAGTCCGGAATCTCGATTCATTCAGCCTTTGATCCCGCGGAAAATCCGCTATCGTCTGAACATGGCAGAGGTCTTCTTCCATGTGCAGCCGGGGATCGGGCAAAAGCAGCTCGAACACGCCTTCCGGCCGATCCTCCGCGATGAAGCGGCGGGACCGCCGCAGCGCCTCTATCCGGATGCAGAGCCGGGAACGAAGGACTCCCGCGCCTTCTATGTCCGCTTGCGCCCGGAAACGCCGGCGGAGGAAGCATTGGACCGGATCAAGTCCCTGGAACTGGTGGAACGCGCCAGCATCCCGGCCCGCCGGGGGCTCTGATGGGATCGGAATTCCCTGCCGCCATGCAGCCCGCCCCTCGATTGGTTGGGGGCTGCTCCTTGGTCTGCGAGCCTCCAGTTCGTTTGGGATCGCAGGACCGGCGAGCGGGATTCCCTTCATGATGCTCCCGGGAATCCGCCACTCGCAATTCCCTCCTTGTCAATAGCCCCGGATCATCCCTGCACCATCTTTCACATACCCGTTCTCCCCGCTTGCCCCCCTCGCCGGGGCCGCCCATGATCGGGGCGCGCCGCCCATGAAAGTCAGCCCCTACAAGCGTTTTGAAAAAGCCTTCAAACGCGCTTATCTCAAGCCCCTTACGCTGATCCGCTACGGAACTTTGCATCCGGAGCGGGCGAAGCTCCATGGCAGCGACCATTGGATCTACATCGATGCCTATGACCCCTGCGCCCGCAAGAAGGTGGTCGAGGAGCCGCTGCGCGGGAAAGTTTCCGATAACCTCATCTTCTGGCGCGATTTCAACCGCCACCTCCAGCCCGACCTGATCGTGGACGTGGGCCTGAACTACGGCGAGTGCCTCTTCGGCACCGACTACGCGGAGAATGCTGTCTTTTACGGCTTCGAGGCGAATCCCCGTCTGATCCCGCACCTCGAGAAGAGCAAGGCTGAGCACCCCGCCGGCCTGCGCATGACGATTACCAATTGCTTGGTCTCGGATCAATCCGCGGACGACATTCCTTTCTTCGTGAATCCGGACTGGAGCGGTTCCTCCTCCGCGGTGAAGGAAATGAACACCCGCCCGCAGACGCTCGAATTCAAGCTCCCCGCCCGCACCATCGATTCGATCGTGCCGCTCGATGAAGCACGCGGAAAGACCCTGCTCTTCAAGATGGACATCGAGGGTTACGAGAGCAAGGCGCTCCGGGGCTTTGTCGAGACCCTCGCTTCCGTGTCCCGCTCGGTGGGCTTCATCGAGTTCGATGCTCAGTACATCCGCTGGGCCGGGCAATCTCCGGAAGAATACCTTTCCTGGCTGCAGCAGCGCTTCAATACCTATCGGGTCAGCGGCATCAAGGCGAAGACCCTGAAGCGGGTGACCAGCTTCGATGATCTGCCGAAACTCCATGGCAATGCCGAACGCGTGCATACCGACCTCGTGCTGATCGGCAAGCAAACCCCGGATGGCTGGCTGGCTCCCGAATGGACCATCACGCACTAAACGAGACCGAGCGTGATTCCCGAACTGCCTGCGCCGATCCTGGCCGAGGTCAA
This portion of the Luteolibacter luteus genome encodes:
- a CDS encoding S8 family peptidase, whose amino-acid sequence is MIEKRIRDKELLRYHPDKMIVKVRPEAAAPARAGVRSFGALESASAGLGILQRLERAGVVKAVHSLAGPSRGFEPEVIRRGRTMTAAALETSFAAERQDPSKGGSMLVELSQQSEDELARLRLQLVDDPYVEYASLVPIRYLMLPAKKRPRAGIAATPPATNTLWNLDKILWRQARGRNGFVDADGVSIAVLDSGIDEFHPDLQPVMSSNTMGYPDVPSSSSKDVIGHGTHVAGIIGAAMNNGVGINGVCRCQLHGWKIFDDEPDYDGESYVYWVDPVMYYRALRACIREGIQIVNLSIGGGGEPDQDEKALFAEMVEKGTVVVAAMGNERTIGSPVSYPAALPGVIAVGATDLADRVARFSNSGNHISVSAPGVGIWSTLPTYAGQTGFNVGTSPAGRRVPGSPHKREIDYDEWDGTSMAAPHVAGAAALYLARNPDASPEQVKDALERSADQVPGMRGRDHHPDFGFGRINLEALLAPPAGPSSARKRPARKVAAKKAPARKAAKAAAKKGAARKPA
- a CDS encoding FkbM family methyltransferase is translated as MKVSPYKRFEKAFKRAYLKPLTLIRYGTLHPERAKLHGSDHWIYIDAYDPCARKKVVEEPLRGKVSDNLIFWRDFNRHLQPDLIVDVGLNYGECLFGTDYAENAVFYGFEANPRLIPHLEKSKAEHPAGLRMTITNCLVSDQSADDIPFFVNPDWSGSSSAVKEMNTRPQTLEFKLPARTIDSIVPLDEARGKTLLFKMDIEGYESKALRGFVETLASVSRSVGFIEFDAQYIRWAGQSPEEYLSWLQQRFNTYRVSGIKAKTLKRVTSFDDLPKLHGNAERVHTDLVLIGKQTPDGWLAPEWTITH